GATCATACTGCATTTAGAGTTGACTGGATGCCATTTGGTGGTGCTAAAACTTCTGGTCTTGGATTAGGTGGTATCCCTGATTCTATGAATGAAATGCAAAACCAAAAAATGATGGTTATTAAATCTCCTGTTTTATAATTCATTTTTAAGAGAAGTGACAAGCTCACTTCTCTTTTTTATTCACTTTCGAAGGTATATCCCATTCCATAAATATTTTTGATATGTAGTTCTGGTACTTTTTTTCTTAGTCTATAAATAAGGCTTTTAAGATGTGTAATATCTGGGTTTAGATCAAACTCCTCAAACCAAATAGTATTTATAAGTTCATCAACCGTACATACTTTTCCATTATTACTTAGCATTGCAGTTACAAAACGTATTTCATTTTTAGTTAATTCAACTATTTTATCGTTTTGCATAAGTTTTTTCTTATTTTTATCCCAAGTTATAAATTCATTTATTCTCAAGACATCATTATTTTGATTTAAATTTTCATGATAAATTTGACTACTTAACTCAAAAATATCATTTAAAAAAGTAGAATATTCTATTGGCTTAGTAAAAAATTGATGAATACCAAGATTTACTAAAGGTAATAAATATTTAAATTCATTTCTTGCAGACAAAATTACTATCTTTTGATTTTCATTTATTTTATAAATGGACTCAACTAACTGTACTCCATCTACATTTGGCATCTTTATATCAGAGATAACCAAACTATAAAAGCTATTATTTTCTTTATGATATTCTATATATTTATTAAAACCATCATCACCATCAATAGCAGTAGTAACTTTTGGAAAGATATCTAGAAGTAACTCTTTAAATTCTTTTCTAAAATCATTATCATCTTCCACAAAAAGTATATGCATATTTTTAGTATATTTTTTTAATAAACTATAGTCCATTAAATCCCTTTTATAATAAATGAATTAATCTAAATATAGAAGTTTTCTTTGTAAAATATCAAAAGCATATTATCATTTTGTTTCTTATATTATTGTATATAATAGTTATATATTATGATGATAATGCAACACTATTTAGCTACTTTTTAGTGATATACTATAAAAAATTAAAGAGAACAAAATGATTGATAATCAAATCCTAAAAAATAAAACTATTCTATATGCT
This window of the Arcobacter sp. CECT 8983 genome carries:
- a CDS encoding response regulator transcription factor; the protein is MDYSLLKKYTKNMHILFVEDDNDFRKEFKELLLDIFPKVTTAIDGDDGFNKYIEYHKENNSFYSLVISDIKMPNVDGVQLVESIYKINENQKIVILSARNEFKYLLPLVNLGIHQFFTKPIEYSTFLNDIFELSSQIYHENLNQNNDVLRINEFITWDKNKKKLMQNDKIVELTKNEIRFVTAMLSNNGKVCTVDELINTIWFEEFDLNPDITHLKSLIYRLRKKVPELHIKNIYGMGYTFESE